In Thermodesulfobacteriota bacterium, the genomic stretch GGAGCTCGAGGACGAGCTCCGGGGGATATTCGGCACAAGGGTGGCGCTAAAGGACAGCAAGGGGAAGGGGAAGATAGAGATAAGCTATTTCTCCGTTGACGAAAGGGAGAGGATACTTGATCTCCTCCGCTCGGCCGGCGGCTGATGTGACCCGGGTCCTTGCATTCCTTTCCGGCACCCCTTATAACAAACCCCGAACGAGCCCGTTTGCGTGAATTAAATCGAACAGGCCCAGCATGGAATAAGGAGGTCCCTGATGTTCCGAAAGGAAAAGGACAGGAATGAGAAGAGCAAGACCGCTGTAGCGGGCGATATCACCGGCTTTATCGGCAAGGGCGTTGCCATGGAAGGGAGGCTCTCGTTTGAGGAGACGATGCGGGTCGACGGAAGCTTCAAGGGCGACATCTCGGCCCCCTCGGGCGCGCTCGTGGTGGGAGAAGGCGCCCATATCGAAGGGGATATAAGGGTCGGCACGGCTGTCATCTCCGGGACGGTCAAGGGGAAGATAGAGGCGGCCCAGAGGGTGGAGCTCAAGTCCCCGGGCAACATGGCCGGAGAGATAAAGACCCCGACCCTCATCATCGAGGAAGGCGTCGTCTTTGACGGCACCTGCACCATGTTAAGGAAAGACGGCACTGCACGGGAGACGGTCGAGTACGGCGAGGTCCCGCAGGAGGCGACCATAGTAGGTGGCTGGGCCGGGCCGTCCTCATAAGGAGTTTCGATGAAGGATGAGAGCCAGGCAGGGTCCGGCCGTACAGGTGGAAAGGACCTCTGGGCCCTGCTCGCGATCGCGGCTATAGTCTTTGCCGCGAAGTTCAACACGATAACCCTGCCCTTCCACTGGGACGAGCTCGGGGCATATGTCTCTCCTGCCTACTGGCTCTCCCAGGCGGGCCTCTACCGCGCCCTTCCGGGCCTTCACCCTCACGAGGCCTTCTTCGGACACCCGTTCGCGCTTTATCTCACCCTCGCGGCTCTTTTCAAGGCCTTCGGCGCGTATCAGATAACCGCACATGTTTTCATCCTGGCCATGGCAACACTGGGGCTCTGGTATACCCTTTTGCTCGGCAAGCTCCTACACGGCTGGATGGCCGGGGCGATAGCAGCCATCTTCCTCTTCCTCTTTCCGATGTATTTTGCCCAGGCCGGGATAGTGACCGGAGACATCGTCGTCACTTCCCTTGGCGTAGCAACGGTCTATTACGCGCTCCTGAAAAAACAGCTTCAATATGTCGCCTTCGCGACCGTCCTCCTCCTTACAAAAGAGAGCGCGATGGCCATAGTCGCGAGCGTAATCGCATACCTCCTCATAACCGATCCGTCTGCCCGGAATTGGAAGGCCGTGGCCGTCTACTGCGCCCCGATTGCCCCCTTCATACTTTTTTTCGCGGCACAGAAGGCCGCAACCGGGCAATTCCTCCCAAACCCCTATTTCACCCACAACAGCTTCGCCGAGTTCGGGTTCGAAGATGCGGTGAGGAATTTCAAGAACGTCGTCTACTTCGGCTTCTACATGCAATACAGGGTGGTACTCTTCGCCGCCATACTCCTTAACTTCGTGGTGTACGGGTCCCGCGCATTCCGGAGGGAGCACCTGCTCTTCTTCTTCCTTTTCGCTTCCTTCGTCGCCGCACATACCTTCATATACTATATAGGCAGGTACATATTGCCGGTCCTGCCATATTTCGCGATAATGGCGGCAGCCTCGATCGTGATGCTCGCAAGGACAAGGGCCGTGGCGGTTTTGGCGGCAGCGCTTATAATCGTGCTATTCATAACCAGGATGCACGGGCGCGACGACGGCTGCCTGAGCTGCGAGGCTGACCTGCAGTATACGGATATTGTAAAAGTCCACAAGGAGGCGAGCGTCTTCCTCGAGGAACACCACCCCGGAAAGAGGGTCCTTACAAACTGGCCCCTTTATCACGCGTTCACCAGGCCGTATCTCGGGTATGTCCGCAATCCGCTTCAAACGGTCTTTTTCGAGTCCGCGGACAGAACGGGCCCCGACGATTACGATATAATCGCCTATACTCCCCAGAGCATCGATTCGAGGGCGGGACTCAAGGAGCTTGCAGAGCGCGAAGGGATGGTCTCCGCCGGGGCGTTTGCCAGGAACGGCAAGACCGTTGAAATCTATATCAGGCCTGAATAGGATGCGATGCAGAGGAAAATCAAGGAAGAGACCGTAATATTCATAAGCGTCCTCAAGTGGATATTTCTTGCCACGGTCGTAGGCGCGATCGTCGGCCTCTCCACCACTCTTTTCGTCAAATCCCTGAATTTCGGGGCGGAGCTCGCGGCCCGTTACGATTATTTTTTCGTCATAATGCCCCTCGGCCTCCTTGCGAGCGTCCTCATAATAAAGTACGTCTTTCCGCAGGCTGCCGGACACGGCGCGAACATGGTCATATCGAGCATCCACAAGAACGACGGCAAGATAAGACCGCTCGTCATACCCGTGGAGTTCATCCGCACCTTCATAACGCTCTCCACCGGCGGCTCTGCCGGAAAAGAAGGGCCGAGCGCGCAGATAGGAGCGGGGCTCGCGTCGCTCGTAGCCGACCTCCTCCGGTTCGACGGCTCGGACAGAAGAAAGCTCGTCATCTGCGGCATAAGCGGCGGCTTCTCCTCTGTCTTCGGCACCCCGCTCGCCGGCGCGATATTCGGCATGGAGGTCCTTTTCGTGGGGAGCATACGCTACGAGGTGCTCCTCCCTTCGTTCGTCGCCGGGATCATAAGCTACCAGGTCTCGTCATGGATGGGCCTTACCTATTTCTACAACCCCATTACATTCATACCTGTTTTCAGCGAGGCCTTTTTCATAAAGGTCATAATCGCAGGGGCCCTCTTCGGCCTCTGCTCCTTTCTGCTCGTAGAGACGCTACGGCTCGGGAAGAAGGCCTCTAACGCCATAAGCCTCAGGGAGGAATACAAGGCGCTCCTTGCCGGGAGCGCCCTCGTGGTCCTGAGCTTTATCTTCTCGGGCAAGTACCTGGGCCTGGGCCTCGACGTGATACAGTCGGCCCTCGAGGGCGGGGAGGTCCCCTGGTACGCGTTCATCATGAAATCGTTCTTCACCTCCGTGACCTTGAGCTTCGGCGGCAGCGGCGGCATCGGCACGCCCATATTCTTCGTCGGGGCGACGGCCGGGTCCGCCTTTTCGAGGCTCCTCGACATGGACCCGGCCATGCTCTCGGCTATCGGGTTCGTGGCGCTCCTTGCCGGGGCAGCCAACACGCCCATAGCCGCGAGCATAATGGCGGTCGAGCTATTCGGGGCCGAGGTCGCGCCCTACGCGGCCGTCGCATGCGTCATAAGCTACATTATCACCGGGCACAGGTCCGCTTACCCTTCGCAGGTCCTGGCTGTAAAGAAATCCGGCTCCATAGCGATCGAGGTCGGGGCCGAGGTCTCCGGCACGAAACCGGATGTCGAGTACAGGGACCGGAGCGTGATAGGGATTATCAGGCAGATACTTGAAAAAAGCCGGAACGGCCGCAGTGGACCCTGAAATAATAAGGGGCCTCAGATGGCCCGCCGACAAAGAGCGTATCAGGGATATACAGGCCGAAATAGCCAAGAGGAAAAATATAACGCCCTTGAGGAGGCGTCCGTGCCTGGTAGCGGGCATTGACGCCTCTTTTTTGGATGATAAGATTATTAGTGTAGCCTCGCTCTTAAGCTTCCCCGCTCTTGAACCGCTCGAAGAGAGCATCGTTGTTGGAAAAGCCGAGTTCCCGTACATTACGGGCCTCCTCTCCTTCAGGGAGGGGCCTGCAGTGCTGGACGCGCTCAAGGGCTTGAAGAGAAGGCCGGACCTCATCATCTTCGACGGACAGGGCATAGCGCATCCGCTGGGTCTCGGGATTGCGGCGTTCATGGGCGCGCTCTTGGACGTGCCCTCCATAGGCTCTGCAAAAACTAGGCTTGTTGGAGAGTACAAAGAACCCGGGCAGAAGAGAGGCGATTTTTCCGACCTGGTATATAAGGGGACGGTCGTGGGCGCGGTCGTCCGGACCAGGGATAGCGTAAAGCCCCTCTTCGTATCCCCGGGGCACAGGATAGATGTAGCGGGCTCTGCGGAGATGGTGCTTGAATGCGCCCCGCGCTTCAGGATTACAGAGCCGGTCAGGAGGGCGCACCTCCTTGCGAGGAAAATGAAGAGGGAGCTAATGAGAAAGTGAGGATTTTGGGATTCAGTTTGGAAAAACATGCTCTTTGCAAAAGGCCTTTTAACGCGCTGCCGCGCTCTTTTTGGGCATAAGGCTCCGCTCCCTTTCCGCCTCCATCCTCCGGGCTCGGCCCTTAAGTCGCTCGGCCCTTTGGGGCCTCGCTCCTGCTGCCCCGCCTCGCCCGCCCCTCCTCCATCCCTATGTTCGCTCCGCCTTATGCCCTGGGTTGTTTTAAATGCAAAAACAAAAGTGCTGTAAAAGTCCTTTTTTGTCTTGAAACAAACCCCGGAGGGTAAGGCGAGCGTAGCATAAGGGAGGAAGAGCGTGAACGGGCCGGGGAAGCCAGGAGCGAAGCGACTTTGGGGGTCCGTTCACGGGGTGGGGGAGGGGGTTAGCAAGCGAGCCTTACCCTCGAAAACCGCGCGGAAGCGCGGAAAAGGCCGCTTTTCGAAAAAAAGCTACTGAACAGGAGCCATCATGGCAAACGTAATCATGCTCATCGAGAACGGGTTCGAGGACGTTGAGGCCCTGTATCCCTTCTACAGGATGCAGGAGGCGGGCCACAAGGTCACTGTAGTGGGACCGAAGCCGGGCACATACAAGAGCAAGCACGGCTATCCGATCGAAGCCGTAAAGGGGGCAGGGGAGGTGCGGGCCGCGGATTTCAAGGGCCTCATCATACCCGGAGGACAGGCGCCGGACAGGATGAGGATACACGAAGACATGGTAAGGCTCGCAAGGGAGGCGGTCGAGAAGGGGCTTGTTGTGGGCGCCATCTGCCACGGCGCGCAGCTCCTCATAGAGGCTGACGTGCTCAGGGGCAGGAGGGCGACCTGCTATATATCCGTCAAGACCGACGTCATAAACGCGGGCGCCGTGTACATGGACGCTCCTGTCGTTGTGGACGGCAGGCTCGTCACCTCAAGGAACCCCGGCGACCTGCCCGTCTTCGGCAGGACCCTCGCCGAGATGCTGGGCTAGCCGGAAATACCGGCCGGGAGGGGCCCACTTTCCTTCCCGTCCGTCACAAGGCCGGGCGAGGGCTTTCCGATAAGGTACCCTTGCGCGTAGTCCACCCCGAAGGACCTGAGTATCGAAAGCGTCTTTTCGTTCTCGACGAACTCGGCGATGGTCTTTATCCGGAGGCCCCGGGCCATCTCGGTCATCGCCTTCACAAGGACCTGGTCATCGGGGTTCTCGTCGAGCTTCCTTATGAAAGAGCCGTCTATCTTGATGTAGTCGACCGGCATCTCCTTTAGATAGGTAAAAGAGGTGAAGCCCACGCCGAAATCGTCTAAGGAGAACCGGCAGCCGGTCTCCTTCAGCGATTTCACGAACCTGATGGCCTTTTCGAGGTCGCCTATCGCGGCGGTCTCGGTTATCTCGAATACGAGCATTTCAGGCTCAGCCCCGGTCTCCATTATCTTCCGTTTTATGAAATCAAGGAGCTCCGCGTCGCCCAGGTCCTTTCCGGAAAGGTTCATGCCGAAGGATAGGCCGCGCCCCGCTTTCATCTCTTCCGCCTGCGTGCGCATCGTCTTCTCTATGATGACCCGGTCTATGAGGCCCACAATGCCGAACCTCTCGGCGATGTCTATGAACGCGCCCGGCAGGAGCACCTTCCCGTCCTCCGAGACGAGCCTCGCCAGGGCCTCGTAATGGTGTATCCCGTCAGTTTTCAAATCCAGTAGGGGCTGGAACCAGGGCACGAACCGGTTCTCCCTTATGCCCTTGAATATCCTTTCCTTCCACGCGAGCCTCGAATGCATCTTTTCAAGGTCCTGGTCCTCGGGCCGGTAGGCGTGGGTCCTGTTCCTTCCGAGCTCCTTTGCGCGGTACATGGCGGCGTCCGCCTTAGAGAGAAGCTCTTTCATGTGGAGTCCGTGGTCGGGGTAGAAGGCAACACCGGCGCTTACGGTAAGCGTGCTCGACGCCTCCGTG encodes the following:
- a CDS encoding polymer-forming cytoskeletal protein; protein product: MFRKEKDRNEKSKTAVAGDITGFIGKGVAMEGRLSFEETMRVDGSFKGDISAPSGALVVGEGAHIEGDIRVGTAVISGTVKGKIEAAQRVELKSPGNMAGEIKTPTLIIEEGVVFDGTCTMLRKDGTARETVEYGEVPQEATIVGGWAGPSS
- a CDS encoding chloride channel protein, encoding MQRKIKEETVIFISVLKWIFLATVVGAIVGLSTTLFVKSLNFGAELAARYDYFFVIMPLGLLASVLIIKYVFPQAAGHGANMVISSIHKNDGKIRPLVIPVEFIRTFITLSTGGSAGKEGPSAQIGAGLASLVADLLRFDGSDRRKLVICGISGGFSSVFGTPLAGAIFGMEVLFVGSIRYEVLLPSFVAGIISYQVSSWMGLTYFYNPITFIPVFSEAFFIKVIIAGALFGLCSFLLVETLRLGKKASNAISLREEYKALLAGSALVVLSFIFSGKYLGLGLDVIQSALEGGEVPWYAFIMKSFFTSVTLSFGGSGGIGTPIFFVGATAGSAFSRLLDMDPAMLSAIGFVALLAGAANTPIAASIMAVELFGAEVAPYAAVACVISYIITGHRSAYPSQVLAVKKSGSIAIEVGAEVSGTKPDVEYRDRSVIGIIRQILEKSRNGRSGP
- a CDS encoding endonuclease V → MDPEIIRGLRWPADKERIRDIQAEIAKRKNITPLRRRPCLVAGIDASFLDDKIISVASLLSFPALEPLEESIVVGKAEFPYITGLLSFREGPAVLDALKGLKRRPDLIIFDGQGIAHPLGLGIAAFMGALLDVPSIGSAKTRLVGEYKEPGQKRGDFSDLVYKGTVVGAVVRTRDSVKPLFVSPGHRIDVAGSAEMVLECAPRFRITEPVRRAHLLARKMKRELMRK
- a CDS encoding type 1 glutamine amidotransferase domain-containing protein, which translates into the protein MANVIMLIENGFEDVEALYPFYRMQEAGHKVTVVGPKPGTYKSKHGYPIEAVKGAGEVRAADFKGLIIPGGQAPDRMRIHEDMVRLAREAVEKGLVVGAICHGAQLLIEADVLRGRRATCYISVKTDVINAGAVYMDAPVVVDGRLVTSRNPGDLPVFGRTLAEMLG